The stretch of DNA TATCAACATTAAACACCGGGTTTATTAAACCATAATTTATGAATTTTCCGGATTGATAGTACCACAACGAGTTTGAGGCAATCCAAAGCCCTCCCTTCTTATCTTCGGCACAAGAATATGAAACACCTGTAAATTCATTAGTTAAATACGAATCGTAGAAAACCTTCTTCTCTTTTATATATTTTATTCCTCGATTAGATGCTAGCCAGTATCCTCCTTTTTTAGAAGGAATTACAGCACGAGGAAGCAAGCTGGTTTTCTCATCTTTCCCTTTAAAAAGGAGGTGCTTATCTTCCATCGGAATCGACTTCCCATCCTTAATTTCATACAGCTGATCAGAACTTACGAGCATGGCTCTATCGTCCTTTGAATAACCAAGCCATTTTACGTAAGTCTTATATTTTGAGTATGATTTATACGTTTTAACAGCACCTTTAGGCGAAATAGAAGAAACAAATGCATCTAAAAACCCTACCCAAACAACACTATCCTTTACGAATACCTTCGAAATTTTACTAGAAGGAAGCCCATCTGCAACCGTATAGTTCTCTATTGATAAAGATGGAATATAGCACACTCCAGAGGTTAAAGTTGAGAACCAATATGCTCCTTCATAATCCTGAATCATAGAGGTTACGGTTTCCCCATTAAGCAATTTGAGTAACGGTTTCTTACTAAAATCTTCATCCTGATAGCACCAAGCCCCCTTTCCATTTAAAAGAACCCAAATTTTGCCACTTTTATCCTGGAAAAGCCCTAAAACGCCATCGTCCATTGCAAATACTTTGTACTGACGACCACTAATTACGTACAAATACTCATCCGTCGAAATAATCTTCTTCCCATTTGACAGTTTCAAGGCATACAGATGAGTCGGAGCAACCTTTAATTCAGCATGAAGCCTTCCTCCCGATGAGAGGTAGATATCCATCCCATCTTTATCATAAAAATTCAGACAATGGGAAATAAAAGGAGATGATTTTCTGAAGTCAAATACCACATTCGTTTTCTGGTTATACAACGAGCTTAGAGTTCCATTTTTATTAACGAAAAAAGTGCCCTTATCCTTTAACGAAATCATGACTGAAGAGTCACTGAATGGGATAAAAGAGTATTTAATATGCCCCTTATTCGTATTTATTTTCTCAGATATTTCTCTGTTATACAAGAAAGGATGAATACATCCATTCTTTTTCTGAAAAAACATTTTCCCAGAGAAAGTTAAAAACCACATTTGGTGCCTTTTGTCCTCGAGAATTTCATTCACAGACATATTCCGAAAGCCATTCCCCTGAACTATCTCAAAATGGCTTCCATTAAACCGATTAACGCCAAATGCAGTTGCAAGCCATATATAGCCTTTAGAGTCTTGATAAACTTGATATATTTCGTTGGTGAGCAAGCCATCAGAAATCGTATACCTTTTAACCTGTGGTGACTGTGAATGAGATACGATAGGCAAAAAACAAGAAACAAAAATAAATATATATAGCCGACAATTCCAACCCATCAAATTACTTGTAAATTGATTCGAATATATAAAAAAAGGCAGGAGATTTCCCCCTGCCTTTAAATATAATTTATGGAATATTGCTATTCTGCCGAATAATCCATTTTGGCCAAACGTTGGTAGGAATTATACCTCCACTTCGCATTCTCCTGAGATGCAGCAAACAACTCGTCTGCAACCTCTGGGAAGCCCTTCTTTAGAGACGTGTAGCGAACCTCATTCATCAAGAAATCTTGGAACTTAGTCCAATCTGGCTCCTTAGAATCATAGGTAAACGGATTTTTACCTTCTGCTTCCATCAACGGATTGTAACGGTAAAGATGCCAGTATCCACATTCTACAGCCTTCTTGGCTTCCTTCTGAGATTTACCCATACCATGACGTAGTCCATGGTTGATACATGGAGAGTATGCGATAATCAATGAAGGACCTGGATAAGCTTCTGCTTCCTTGATTGCTTGGAAGTATTGATTTTGATTGGCTCCCATTGCTACTTGCGCAACGTAAACGTATCCATATGACATGGCAATCATACCTAAATCTTTCTTGCGAATACGCTTTCCTGATGCAGCAAACTTAGCAACCGCAGCAACTGGAGTCGACTTAGACGACTGACCTCCTGTATTTGAATACACCTCAGTATCCATAACAAGAATATTTACGTCTTCACCTGAAGCAATAACGTGGTCTAGACCTCCGAATCCGATATCGTAAGCCCAACCATCGCCTCCAAATATCCATTGAGATTTCTTTACGAAATAGCTCTTCAAGGCAAGTAACTCTTTTGCAACTGCGGCTGTCTCAGAAGACAACGCAACTTCAAGAGAAGCTGATGCTGCACGGCTCTTTTCCGCAAACATCATATTTTCAATCCACTCTTTCGCGACTGCAGCAGTTTCTGGCTTGAAGCTATCAAGATTTTCGGTTAACTTATTCTTGATTGTTTCACGCATTTTCTCAACACCAACATGCATACCTAGACCAAACTCCGCGTTATCCTCAAAAAGAGAGTTTGCCCAAGCAGGTCCATGGCCTTTTGCATTTGTACAGTAAGGCGTTGCTGGAGCAGAACCACCGTAAATAGAAGAACATCCTGTTGCATTTGCAACAATCATTCTATCTCCAAATAGCTGTGTGATAGTCTTTATATAAGGTGTTTCTCCACAACCAGCACAGGCCCCTGAAAATTCGAATAAAGGTTGTGCAAATTGAAGATTTTTAACCGTTTTGCTCTTATCTAAAATGGTATCCTTGTAGCCAACCTTGTTGTGCATGTAATTCCAACGCTCAACTTCGTCCATTTGCGTATCAAGGTGCTTCATTTCAAGCGCCTTTGTTGGAGCAGGACAAACATCAGCACAGTTACCACATCCTGTACAATCCAGCGGACTAACTTGGATACGGAATTGGAATTCCTTAACAGCCCCATTACCTTTTACCAACTGAGTACCAGCAGGAACTGATGCAGCCTCATCTTGAGTTAGAAGGAACGGACGAATTGCAGCATGAGGGCAAACGTAGGCACACTGATTACATTGAATACAGTTGCTACCCTTCCATTCTGGAATATTAACGGCAATACCACGCTTCTCATAAGCAGTAGTACCTGCAGGGAATGTTCCATCTTCCATTCCAAGAAATGCGCTTACAGGAAGATCATCCCCCATTTGAGCATTAATTGGATCGGCTATTTTTTGAATAAACTCAGGCGCATTTACGTTAAATGTAAGCGGTTCTGCCTTTATTGAAGCCCACTCTGCAGGCACCTCAATTTTAGTCACATCCCCACCACGATCTACCGCAGCGTTATTCATATTTACAATTTCTTCGCCCTTCTTACCGTAGCTCTTAATAATCGCCTTCTTCATTTGCTCAACCGCCTTTTCAAAAGGAACAACGTTGGCAATCTTAAAGAATGCTGATTGAAGAATGGTGTTGGTACGATTCCCTAAACCAATTTGCTCAGCTATTTCAGTTGCATTGATGATGTAGAAATTTACCTTTTTCTCTGCAAGAATTTTCTTAACAGATGACGGCAATTTCGCCTTCGTCTCTTCTACGCTCCAAACTGAGTTTAAAAGGAACGTTCCATTTTCCTTGATTCCGCGAAGCATATCATACTTCCATAAGTACGAAGGTACATGGCATGCTACAAAATCAGGAGTTGAAACTAGGTAAGAAGCACGAATAGGGCTATCACCAAAACGAAGGTGAGAAATGGTAATACCACCCGACTTCTTTGAGTCGTATGCAAAGTAGGCTTGGCAGTACTTGTCAGTAGCATCTCCAATAATCTTTATTGTATTCTTATTCGCACCCACAGTACCATCAGAACCTAAGCCATAAAATTTACCTTCGAAAGTTCCAGCGTGAGCAATAGAAATTTCCGCAGGAACTGGCAATGACTTGAAGGTAACATCATCAACAATACCAATGGTAAAATCGTCCTTAGGTTCAGCCATGTTAAGGTTGGTATAAACCGCCATCAGCTGAGCAGGAGTTGTATCCTTTGAAGATAGACCGTAACGGCCACCTACAATTACAGGAGCATTCTCTTTTCCATAGAATTGCTTCTTGATATCAAGATATAGAGGTTCTCCAGTTGCACCTGGCTCCTTTGTTCTATCAAGCACAGCAATTTTCTTTACCGATTTAGGAAGAACATCGAAGAAGTACTTTGCAGAGAATGGACGGTATAGGTGAACTACAAGAAGCCCCACCTTTTCGCCCTTCGCGCGTAGGTAGTCTATTGTTTCCCTTATAGGATCTGTAACAGAACCCATTGCAATGATAATGTTCTCTGCATTTTCATCGCCATAGTAGGTAAACGGCTTATATTCTCTTCCTGTAATTTTGCTGATTTCCTTCATATATTCAGCAACAACATCAGGAATTGCATCGTAGAATTTGTTGCTTACTTCACGTGTTTGGAAGTAGATATCAGGATTTTGAGCGGTACCTCTAGTAACTGGGTGCTCTGGATTTAGGGCTCTATCGCGGAATGCTTGAAGCGCTTCACCATCAATAAGCGCCGTAAGATCGCTGCTATCCATTTCCTCGATCTTTTGAATTTCATGCGATGTGCGGAAACCATCAAAGAAGTGAAGGAAAGGAACTCTAGTTTTAATTGAAGCAAGATGCGCAATACCAGCAAGATCCATCACTTCCTGTACAGAACCAGTTGCAAGCATTGCAAAACCGGTAGGACGAGCGGCCATTACATCCTGATGATCCCCAAAAATAGAAAGCGCTTGGGCTGCCAATGCACGTGCAGACACGTGGAAAACTCCAGGAAGAAGTTCACCCGCAATCTTGTACATGTTTGGAAGCATCAGCATCAAACCCTGCGAAGCCGTAAATGTTGTACTTAGGGCTCCCGCTTGAAGCGATCCATGAAGTGCGCCAGCGGCACCAGCCTCCGACTGCATTTCAACAACCTTTACAGTTTCTCCGAAAATGTTTTTCTTTCCACCTGCAGCCCACTCGTCAACATATTCTGCCATAGTTGATGAAGGGGTGATGGGATAAATAGCTGCAACTTCACTGAACATATAGGCTATATGAGCAGCAGCGTAATTACCATCACAGGTAATAAACTTTTTGCTTTTTGTCATCGTCACTTAATTTATTAAGGAATAAGCATTTGCTTAAGTCGTGCCACAAAAATAAGTAAAATACACCGAGGTATATACTCTGATTCTTCCATTTGTCTCATTATCAAAAGACCTGCTAACTAAATAACAATCCAAATGCTCGAATAACAGCTATTTGAACAATAAAAAAACGACCATTAAATTATACAAATAACTATTTTTAACGAAAAAGACGACCTTAAGGTCGTCTTTAGTATCTTTTAATCGCTGTTCATCGAAATCAAAAATTCCTCGTTGGACATTGTCTTTGACAATCGATCTCGAAGGAATGTCATGGCTTCGACTGGGTTCATATCCGATAAGTAGTTGCGTAATATCCATATACGCTGTAAGGTTTCCTTATCAAGGAGCAGATCATCTCGTCGAGTGCTAGATGATGTAACATCCACCGCAGGGAATACTCGTCGGTTAGAAAGCTTACGATCAAGCTGCAACTCCATATTACCGGTACCCTTAAACTCTTCGAAAATAACCTCGTCCATTTTCGAACCTGTTTCCGTAAGAGCAGTAGCGAGAATGGTAAGAGAACCTCCATTTTCAATGTTTCGGGCCGCTCCGAAGAAACGTTTTGGTTTATGCAGCGCATTAGCATCGACACCCCCAGAGAGCACCTTCCCTGAAGCAGGCTGAACCGTGTTAAATGCGCGTGCTAAGCGAGTAATTGAATCAAGAAGAATGACAACATCGTGTCCGCACTCCACCAATCTTTTGGCTTTTTCGAGTACAATGTTGGCTACTTTTACATGTCGCTCTGCAGGCTCATCAAAAGTGGAGGCAACCACCTCTGCTTTTACGCTGCGAGCCATATCCGTAACTTCCTCTGGACGCTCATCAATAAGAAGCACAATCATGTACACCTCTGGATGGTTGT from Alistipes sp. ZOR0009 encodes:
- the nifJ gene encoding pyruvate:ferredoxin (flavodoxin) oxidoreductase gives rise to the protein MTKSKKFITCDGNYAAAHIAYMFSEVAAIYPITPSSTMAEYVDEWAAGGKKNIFGETVKVVEMQSEAGAAGALHGSLQAGALSTTFTASQGLMLMLPNMYKIAGELLPGVFHVSARALAAQALSIFGDHQDVMAARPTGFAMLATGSVQEVMDLAGIAHLASIKTRVPFLHFFDGFRTSHEIQKIEEMDSSDLTALIDGEALQAFRDRALNPEHPVTRGTAQNPDIYFQTREVSNKFYDAIPDVVAEYMKEISKITGREYKPFTYYGDENAENIIIAMGSVTDPIRETIDYLRAKGEKVGLLVVHLYRPFSAKYFFDVLPKSVKKIAVLDRTKEPGATGEPLYLDIKKQFYGKENAPVIVGGRYGLSSKDTTPAQLMAVYTNLNMAEPKDDFTIGIVDDVTFKSLPVPAEISIAHAGTFEGKFYGLGSDGTVGANKNTIKIIGDATDKYCQAYFAYDSKKSGGITISHLRFGDSPIRASYLVSTPDFVACHVPSYLWKYDMLRGIKENGTFLLNSVWSVEETKAKLPSSVKKILAEKKVNFYIINATEIAEQIGLGNRTNTILQSAFFKIANVVPFEKAVEQMKKAIIKSYGKKGEEIVNMNNAAVDRGGDVTKIEVPAEWASIKAEPLTFNVNAPEFIQKIADPINAQMGDDLPVSAFLGMEDGTFPAGTTAYEKRGIAVNIPEWKGSNCIQCNQCAYVCPHAAIRPFLLTQDEAASVPAGTQLVKGNGAVKEFQFRIQVSPLDCTGCGNCADVCPAPTKALEMKHLDTQMDEVERWNYMHNKVGYKDTILDKSKTVKNLQFAQPLFEFSGACAGCGETPYIKTITQLFGDRMIVANATGCSSIYGGSAPATPYCTNAKGHGPAWANSLFEDNAEFGLGMHVGVEKMRETIKNKLTENLDSFKPETAAVAKEWIENMMFAEKSRAASASLEVALSSETAAVAKELLALKSYFVKKSQWIFGGDGWAYDIGFGGLDHVIASGEDVNILVMDTEVYSNTGGQSSKSTPVAAVAKFAASGKRIRKKDLGMIAMSYGYVYVAQVAMGANQNQYFQAIKEAEAYPGPSLIIAYSPCINHGLRHGMGKSQKEAKKAVECGYWHLYRYNPLMEAEGKNPFTYDSKEPDWTKFQDFLMNEVRYTSLKKGFPEVADELFAASQENAKWRYNSYQRLAKMDYSAE